One region of Fusobacterium periodonticum 1_1_41FAA genomic DNA includes:
- a CDS encoding ABC-F family ATP-binding cassette domain-containing protein, giving the protein MAILQVNDIYMGFSGETLFKEISFSVDEKDKIGIIGVNGAGKTTLIKLLLGLENSEINPVTNERGTISKKSNLKVGYLAQNTQLNKENTVFNELMTVFNNLLEDYNRMQEINFLLTVDLDNFDKLMEELGEVSERYERHEGYSIEYKIKQILNGLNIPESLWTMKIGNLSGGQNSRVALAKILLEEPDLLILDEPTNHLDLTSIEWLEKILKDYNKAIILISHDVYFLDNVVNRVFEIEGKRLKDYKGNYTDFLIQKEAYLSGEVKAYEKEQDKIKKMEEFIRRYKAGVKSKQARGREKILNRMEKMENPVVTTQKIKLKFDIKAQSVDLVLDIKNLSKTFEDKLLFKDLNLKVYRGERIGLIGKNGTGKSTLLKIINNLEKASSGKFKIGERVSIGYYDQNHQGLGLNNNIIEELMYYFTLSEEEARNICGAFLFREDDIYKKISSLSGGEKARVAFMKLMLEKPNFLILDEPTNHLDIYSREILMDALEDYPGTILVVSHDRNFLDTVVTKIYELKTDGVETFDGDYESYKQERDNIKVKNEEAAKSYEEQKKAKNRIASLEKKLVRLEEEIQKIEEEKEEVNKKYLLAGEKNDVDKLMSLQEELDNLDNKILEKYQEYEETEIELKSL; this is encoded by the coding sequence TTGGCAATATTACAAGTAAATGACATATATATGGGTTTCTCTGGAGAAACTCTTTTTAAAGAAATATCTTTTTCAGTTGATGAGAAAGATAAAATAGGAATTATAGGTGTAAATGGTGCAGGGAAAACAACTCTTATAAAATTGTTGTTAGGTTTGGAAAATTCTGAGATCAATCCTGTTACAAATGAAAGAGGAACTATCTCTAAAAAAAGTAATTTAAAGGTAGGTTATCTTGCACAAAATACACAACTCAATAAAGAAAATACAGTTTTTAATGAACTTATGACTGTATTTAATAATCTTTTAGAAGACTATAACAGAATGCAAGAAATAAATTTTCTATTAACTGTTGATTTAGATAATTTTGACAAGTTGATGGAAGAACTTGGTGAGGTTTCTGAAAGATATGAAAGACATGAAGGATATTCAATAGAATATAAAATCAAGCAAATTTTAAATGGTTTAAATATTCCTGAAAGTCTTTGGACTATGAAGATTGGAAATCTATCAGGTGGACAAAATTCAAGAGTTGCTCTTGCTAAAATATTGTTGGAAGAACCTGATTTATTGATACTTGACGAACCTACTAACCATTTGGATTTAACATCTATTGAATGGCTTGAGAAGATTCTAAAAGACTATAACAAAGCTATAATTTTAATATCACATGATGTTTATTTCTTAGATAATGTAGTCAATAGAGTTTTTGAAATTGAAGGAAAAAGATTAAAAGATTACAAAGGGAATTACACTGATTTCTTAATTCAAAAAGAGGCTTATTTAAGTGGAGAAGTTAAAGCCTATGAAAAAGAACAAGACAAAATTAAAAAAATGGAAGAATTCATCAGAAGATATAAGGCAGGAGTGAAATCTAAACAGGCTAGAGGTAGAGAAAAAATACTTAATAGAATGGAAAAGATGGAAAATCCTGTAGTAACAACTCAAAAGATAAAGCTTAAATTCGATATAAAGGCTCAAAGTGTTGACCTAGTTTTAGATATTAAAAATCTATCAAAAACTTTTGAAGATAAATTATTGTTTAAAGATTTAAATTTAAAAGTTTATCGTGGTGAAAGAATAGGTTTAATAGGAAAAAATGGTACTGGAAAATCTACTCTTTTAAAGATTATCAACAATTTAGAAAAGGCTAGTTCAGGTAAATTTAAAATAGGTGAAAGAGTTTCTATTGGTTACTACGACCAAAATCATCAAGGTCTAGGTTTGAATAATAATATCATAGAAGAACTTATGTACTATTTCACTCTATCTGAAGAAGAAGCTAGAAACATCTGTGGTGCATTCTTATTTAGAGAAGACGATATATACAAGAAGATTTCTTCTTTAAGTGGTGGAGAAAAAGCTAGAGTTGCTTTCATGAAACTTATGCTTGAAAAGCCTAATTTCTTAATACTAGACGAACCTACTAACCACTTGGATATCTACTCAAGAGAAATTTTAATGGATGCACTTGAAGATTATCCTGGAACTATCTTAGTTGTATCTCATGATAGAAATTTCTTAGACACTGTTGTAACTAAAATCTATGAGTTAAAAACTGATGGAGTTGAAACTTTTGATGGAGATTACGAGAGCTATAAACAAGAGAGAGACAATATAAAAGTGAAGAATGAAGAAGCAGCTAAATCTTATGAAGAACAGAAAAAAGCTAAAAATAGAATTGCTTCTTTGGAAAAGAAACTTGTAAGACTTGAAGAAGAAATACAAAAAATTGAAGAAGAAAAAGAAGAAGTAAATAAGAAGTATCTACTTGCAGGAGAAAAAAATGATGTAGATAAACTTATGTCTTTACAAGAAGAATTAGATAATCTTGATAATAAAATATTAGAAAAATATCAAGAATACGAAGAAACAGAAATAGAATTAAAAAGTCTTTAA
- a CDS encoding flavodoxin domain-containing protein produces MNKVNIVYYSFTGNTLRMVKAFEKGLEEAGVPFKSYSVVELKSDDEAFDCEILALASPANQTEAIEKEYFQPFMKRNAERFKDKKIYLFGTFGWGTGIYMSHWIKEVEELGAKIVELPMACKGSPNSETREKLQELAKKIATT; encoded by the coding sequence ATGAATAAAGTAAATATTGTCTATTACAGTTTTACAGGTAATACTTTAAGAATGGTAAAAGCATTTGAAAAAGGACTTGAAGAGGCTGGAGTTCCTTTTAAGTCTTATAGTGTAGTTGAATTAAAAAGTGATGATGAGGCTTTTGATTGTGAAATTTTAGCTCTTGCTTCTCCAGCTAATCAAACAGAAGCTATAGAAAAAGAGTATTTTCAACCTTTCATGAAAAGAAATGCTGAAAGATTTAAAGATAAAAAAATTTATCTTTTCGGAACTTTTGGTTGGGGTACAGGCATATATATGAGCCATTGGATAAAAGAAGTTGAAGAATTAGGTGCTAAAATAGTTGAATTACCTATGGCTTGCAAAGGTAGTCCAAACTCTGAAACTAGAGAAAAACTACAAGAATTAGCGAAAAAGATTGCTACTACGTAA
- a CDS encoding YifB family Mg chelatase-like AAA ATPase: MKNKIFTSSYLGLESYLVEVEVDISRGLPMFSIVGMGDTAILESKFRVKAALKNSDYEVRPQKIVVNLSPAGIKKEGAQFDLAIAIGIILEMKLLRDPREIVKDYLFIGELSLDGEVKGVTGTINTVILAKEKGFKGVILPYENRNEASLIDGIDIVVVKNITDVVNFIENGVKIPFEKIKIEKDENNVLDFSDVKGQYFAKRAMEISAAGGHNILLIGSPGSGKSMLAKRMIGILPEMSENEIIESTKIYSVAGELSEKNPIISKRPVRMPHHSSTLPAMVGGGKKAIPGEISLASNGILVLDEMSEFKHSVLEALRQPLEDGFVSITRAMYRVEFKTNFLLVGTSNPCPCGMLYEGNCKCSNIEIEKYTKKLSGPILDRIDLIVQIKRLNEEELVNSKKGESSAEIKKRVIKAREIQYKRFKEIRTNSTMTQEELKKYCDIKDEDKRFLISALENLKISARVYDKILKIARTIADLEGKEELERKHLLEAISFKK, encoded by the coding sequence ATGAAAAATAAAATTTTTACAAGTTCTTATTTAGGATTAGAGTCTTATTTAGTTGAAGTAGAAGTTGATATTTCAAGAGGTTTGCCTATGTTCTCAATAGTTGGTATGGGAGATACTGCCATACTTGAGAGTAAATTTAGAGTTAAAGCAGCTCTTAAAAATTCTGATTATGAAGTAAGACCTCAAAAGATAGTAGTTAATTTATCTCCTGCAGGTATAAAAAAAGAAGGAGCTCAGTTTGACTTAGCCATAGCCATAGGAATAATTCTTGAAATGAAACTTTTAAGAGATCCAAGAGAAATAGTTAAAGATTATCTTTTCATAGGAGAATTATCATTAGATGGAGAAGTTAAAGGAGTTACAGGAACAATAAACACTGTCATACTAGCAAAAGAAAAAGGTTTTAAAGGAGTTATACTTCCTTATGAAAATAGAAATGAAGCTAGTTTAATAGATGGAATAGATATAGTGGTAGTTAAGAATATAACTGATGTTGTAAATTTCATAGAAAATGGAGTAAAAATACCTTTTGAAAAAATAAAAATAGAAAAAGATGAAAATAATGTTTTAGATTTTTCTGATGTAAAGGGACAATATTTTGCAAAAAGAGCAATGGAGATTTCGGCAGCAGGAGGGCATAATATTCTCTTGATTGGAAGCCCAGGTTCAGGTAAGTCTATGCTTGCCAAAAGAATGATAGGAATACTTCCTGAGATGTCTGAAAATGAAATTATAGAAAGTACTAAAATATACAGTGTTGCAGGTGAATTATCTGAAAAAAATCCTATCATATCAAAAAGACCAGTTAGAATGCCACACCATAGTAGTACACTTCCTGCTATGGTAGGTGGAGGGAAAAAAGCCATACCTGGTGAAATAAGCTTGGCAAGTAATGGAATACTAGTTTTAGATGAAATGAGTGAGTTTAAACACAGTGTTTTAGAAGCGTTGAGACAACCTTTGGAAGATGGCTTTGTGAGTATAACTAGAGCTATGTATAGGGTGGAATTTAAGACAAATTTTCTTTTAGTTGGAACAAGCAATCCTTGTCCTTGTGGAATGCTATATGAAGGAAATTGTAAATGCTCTAATATCGAGATTGAAAAATATACAAAAAAATTATCAGGTCCTATTTTAGATAGAATAGATTTAATAGTACAGATAAAAAGATTGAATGAAGAAGAGTTAGTAAATAGTAAAAAAGGAGAAAGCTCAGCTGAAATAAAGAAAAGAGTTATAAAAGCTAGAGAAATTCAATATAAAAGATTTAAAGAAATTAGAACTAACTCAACAATGACTCAAGAAGAATTAAAAAAATACTGTGATATCAAAGATGAAGATAAAAGATTTTTAATATCAGCCTTAGAAAATCTAAAAATTTCTGCTAGAGTTTATGACAAAATTTTAAAAATAGCAAGAACAATAGCCGACTTAGAAGGAAAAGAAGAGTTAGAAAGAAAACATCTCTTAGAAGCAATTTCTTTTAAAAAATAG
- a CDS encoding iron transporter, with protein sequence MKNFKLLLGALLVLGLVACGEKKEEAKPAEQPAATTEAPKEEAKAEAPAEKPGESGFAEVPIDETVVGPYQVAAVYFQAVDMIPEGKQPSAAESDMHLEADIHLLPEAAKKYGFGDGEDIWPAYLTVNYKVLSEDGKTEITSGTFMPMNADDGAHYGINVKKGLIPIGKYKLQLEIKAPTDYLLHVDSETGVPAAKDGGVAAAEEFFKTQTVEFDWTYTGEQLQNK encoded by the coding sequence ATGAAAAATTTTAAATTATTATTAGGAGCTTTACTTGTTTTAGGTCTTGTAGCTTGTGGAGAAAAGAAAGAAGAAGCTAAACCAGCTGAACAACCAGCTGCAACTACTGAAGCACCAAAAGAAGAAGCTAAAGCAGAAGCACCAGCAGAAAAACCAGGAGAATCTGGATTCGCAGAAGTACCTATAGATGAAACAGTTGTAGGACCTTACCAAGTAGCAGCAGTTTATTTCCAAGCTGTTGATATGATACCAGAAGGAAAACAACCTTCAGCTGCTGAATCAGATATGCACTTAGAAGCTGACATCCACTTATTACCAGAAGCTGCTAAGAAATATGGATTTGGAGATGGAGAAGATATTTGGCCAGCTTACTTAACAGTAAACTATAAAGTATTATCTGAAGATGGAAAAACTGAAATAACTTCAGGAACATTTATGCCAATGAATGCTGATGATGGAGCTCACTATGGTATAAATGTTAAAAAAGGATTAATTCCAATTGGAAAATATAAATTACAATTAGAAATTAAAGCACCTACTGACTACTTATTACACGTAGACAGTGAAACAGGAGTACCAGCTGCTAAAGATGGAGGAGTTGCTGCTGCTGAAGAATTCTTCAAAACTCAAACAGTTGAATTCGATTGGACTTATACTGGAGAACAATTACAAAATAAATAA
- a CDS encoding FTR1 family protein, with product MKRYFKSLFAFILVFGLFFSLSSIDIEAAEKKTYNTWQDVAKDMNIEFQAAKKFIEEGNNDEAYNAMNRAYFGYYEVQGFEKNVMVNIAAKRVNEIEATFRRIKHTLKGNIQGNVAELDKEIDTLAMKVYKDAMVLDGVASKDDPDDLGNKVFSNEEVSVGDETAIKLKSFGASFGLLLREGLEAILVVVAIIAYLVKTGNQKLCKQVYIGMGFGVICSFILAYLIDILLGGVGQELMEGITMFLAVAVLFWVSNWILSRSEEQAWSRYIKSQVQKSIDQNSGRALIFSAFLAVLREGAELVLFYKAMLTGGQTNKLFAFYGFLVGAVVLVIIYLIFRYSTVRLPLKPFFTFTSILLFLLCISFMGKGVVELTEAGVISGSTTIPAMNGYQNSWLNIYDRAETLIPQIMLVIASVWMLLNNYLKERKMKKEAVEESK from the coding sequence ATGAAAAGATATTTTAAATCTTTGTTTGCTTTTATTCTTGTGTTTGGCTTGTTTTTTTCATTATCTTCTATAGATATTGAAGCAGCAGAAAAGAAAACATATAATACTTGGCAAGATGTTGCTAAGGACATGAATATTGAATTTCAAGCTGCTAAAAAATTCATTGAAGAAGGCAATAATGATGAGGCATACAATGCAATGAATAGAGCTTACTTTGGTTATTATGAAGTTCAAGGTTTTGAAAAAAATGTAATGGTAAATATTGCAGCTAAGAGAGTAAATGAAATAGAAGCAACTTTCCGTAGAATTAAACATACTTTAAAAGGAAATATTCAAGGAAATGTGGCTGAACTTGATAAAGAAATTGATACTCTTGCAATGAAGGTATATAAAGATGCTATGGTACTTGATGGAGTAGCATCTAAAGATGATCCTGATGACCTAGGAAATAAAGTATTTTCAAATGAAGAAGTAAGTGTTGGTGATGAGACAGCTATTAAATTAAAATCATTTGGGGCCTCATTTGGGTTACTATTGAGAGAAGGACTTGAAGCAATATTAGTTGTTGTTGCAATAATTGCTTATTTAGTAAAAACAGGAAATCAAAAACTATGTAAACAAGTATATATAGGAATGGGATTTGGAGTTATTTGTTCTTTCATTCTAGCTTACTTAATAGATATTTTATTAGGTGGAGTTGGACAAGAATTAATGGAAGGAATTACAATGTTCCTTGCAGTTGCAGTTCTATTCTGGGTAAGTAACTGGATTTTATCTCGTTCGGAAGAACAAGCTTGGTCAAGATATATAAAATCTCAAGTTCAAAAATCTATAGATCAAAATAGTGGAAGAGCTTTAATATTCTCAGCTTTCTTAGCAGTTTTAAGAGAAGGGGCAGAGTTAGTTTTATTCTATAAGGCTATGTTGACAGGTGGTCAAACTAATAAACTATTTGCTTTTTATGGATTTTTAGTAGGAGCAGTAGTTTTAGTAATAATATATCTAATATTTAGATATTCAACAGTAAGATTACCATTAAAACCATTCTTTACATTTACAAGTATACTTTTATTCTTGTTATGTATTTCATTTATGGGAAAAGGTGTAGTAGAACTTACTGAAGCAGGTGTAATATCAGGAAGTACAACTATTCCAGCTATGAATGGTTACCAAAATTCTTGGCTTAATATCTATGATAGAGCCGAAACTTTAATACCACAAATTATGTTAGTAATTGCTTCTGTTTGGATGCTTTTAAATAACTATTTAAAAGAAAGAAAAATGAAAAAAGAAGCAGTAGAAGAAAGTAAGTAA
- a CDS encoding murein L,D-transpeptidase catalytic domain family protein, whose protein sequence is MKFLKKIFLLLFYFALSSVAFADFTTVELPSDFSVSLKKDFSDKEIRTMYYDLKLNSKVSFTCFNNAVSGLEKIRYATDELLVLVDYTKPSTEERLFVVDLSKKKIMFSSLVSHGKGNGGLYATTFTDRNNSYASSSGFYLTGNIYNGKHGRSLVLYGLEEGKNDNAERRTIVMHSADYVSEEFIQKNGSLGRSKGCLALPVELNAKIIDLIHDGVVIYVHTDFDENNEYDFSKLSSNRI, encoded by the coding sequence ATGAAGTTTTTAAAAAAAATATTTTTACTACTATTCTATTTTGCACTATCTTCAGTAGCTTTTGCAGATTTTACAACTGTAGAATTGCCAAGTGATTTCTCTGTTAGTCTAAAAAAAGATTTTTCAGATAAAGAAATTAGAACTATGTACTATGATTTAAAGCTAAATAGTAAAGTAAGTTTTACTTGTTTTAATAATGCAGTTTCAGGTTTAGAAAAGATTAGATATGCCACTGATGAACTTTTAGTTTTAGTGGACTATACTAAACCTTCAACTGAAGAAAGATTATTTGTTGTTGATTTAAGTAAGAAAAAAATTATGTTTTCTTCTCTTGTTTCTCATGGAAAGGGAAATGGAGGACTATATGCAACAACATTCACTGATAGAAATAACTCTTATGCAAGTTCTTCAGGTTTTTATTTGACAGGAAATATTTACAATGGTAAACATGGAAGATCTCTTGTTCTATATGGCTTAGAGGAAGGGAAAAATGACAATGCTGAAAGAAGAACTATAGTGATGCATTCAGCTGATTATGTTAGTGAAGAATTTATCCAAAAAAATGGAAGTCTTGGAAGAAGTAAAGGTTGTCTTGCACTACCAGTGGAATTAAATGCTAAGATAATAGATTTAATCCATGATGGAGTTGTCATCTATGTTCATACAGATTTTGATGAAAATAATGAATATGATTTTTCAAAACTTTCATCAAATAGAATTTAA
- a CDS encoding PTS glucose transporter subunit IIA: protein MGLFDIFKKKEKTVVTIYSPMNGKVIELKDVPDEAFAQKMVGDGCAIEPDKGVICSPVDGQLMNIFPTNHALIFETVDGLEMIVHFGIDTVKLDGKGFQKLREAGAIKVGDEIVKYDLEQISSEVPSTKSPVIINNMEKVEKIEILSLSKIVKIGEPIMKVTLK from the coding sequence ATGGGATTATTTGACATATTTAAAAAGAAAGAAAAGACAGTTGTAACTATATATTCACCTATGAATGGAAAAGTAATAGAACTTAAAGATGTACCAGATGAAGCTTTTGCACAAAAAATGGTAGGGGATGGTTGTGCTATAGAGCCAGATAAAGGAGTTATATGTTCGCCTGTAGATGGGCAACTTATGAATATTTTTCCAACTAATCATGCACTTATTTTTGAAACAGTTGATGGTTTAGAAATGATAGTTCACTTTGGAATAGATACTGTTAAATTAGATGGAAAAGGATTCCAAAAATTAAGAGAAGCTGGAGCTATAAAAGTTGGAGATGAAATTGTAAAATATGATTTAGAACAAATTTCAAGTGAAGTACCTTCTACAAAAAGTCCTGTTATAATAAATAATATGGAAAAAGTTGAAAAAATTGAAATTTTATCTCTATCTAAGATAGTAAAAATTGGTGAACCTATTATGAAAGTAACTTTAAAGTAA
- a CDS encoding META domain-containing protein, translated as MKKLLILGIATLALTACTDTKVPFLSSKSNSTNSSSNASASSVGIFTNLKEQLNGREFIIVTEGYNSKTSIGFKGDRVYGFSGINRYFGTYQVSGGKFIFGEFGLTTLPGSQEAMTQELKFIDTLKKNKSIKLSGDTLTLTSTEGVELIFKDPKAAVIQSK; from the coding sequence ATGAAAAAATTATTAATATTAGGAATAGCTACACTAGCTTTAACAGCTTGTACAGATACAAAAGTTCCATTTTTGTCATCTAAATCAAATAGTACTAATTCTAGCTCTAATGCTTCAGCATCATCAGTTGGAATTTTTACAAATTTAAAAGAACAATTAAATGGTAGAGAATTTATTATAGTTACTGAAGGATACAACAGTAAAACAAGTATAGGTTTCAAAGGAGATAGAGTATATGGTTTTAGTGGAATAAACAGATACTTTGGAACTTATCAAGTAAGTGGAGGAAAATTCATTTTTGGTGAATTTGGTCTAACTACATTGCCTGGTAGTCAAGAAGCAATGACTCAAGAATTAAAATTTATTGATACTTTAAAAAAGAATAAGAGCATTAAATTATCAGGGGATACTTTAACTTTGACATCTACTGAAGGAGTAGAACTAATTTTTAAAGATCCTAAAGCAGCAGTTATACAAAGTAAATAA